A genomic region of Bacteroidia bacterium contains the following coding sequences:
- a CDS encoding YitT family protein, with protein sequence MNPFWTQIIIQTTLRHKKNKSGDKARYSDYQLAKNYREFIITTKRHIKDFFLITIGIFSASFGFKGFLLTNNFIDGGATGISLLISALTKFPLPILIVCVNIPFIFLAYKILGKPFAIKTALAISGLALCLATVSFPDVTKDNLLVAVFGGFFLGAGIGLSVRGGAVIDGTEVLAIFLSRKLGTTIGDIIIAINVVIFSAAVYFLSVEIALYSMITYLAASKTLDFIIEGIEEYIGVTIISSHNDKIRQMIIDNMGRGVTIYNGKRGFGKKGEAKEMDIVYTVVTRLELNKLNTEIEKIDPNAFVVMSSIKDTKGGMIKKRPLRH encoded by the coding sequence ATGAACCCATTTTGGACACAAATAATTATTCAAACGACACTTAGACACAAGAAAAATAAATCGGGTGACAAAGCCCGTTATTCTGACTACCAACTTGCAAAGAATTATCGAGAATTTATTATCACAACTAAACGCCATATTAAGGACTTTTTCCTAATTACTATTGGTATTTTTTCTGCATCTTTTGGTTTTAAAGGCTTCTTGCTGACAAATAATTTTATTGACGGAGGTGCAACAGGTATTTCATTATTGATTTCCGCTTTGACAAAATTCCCTCTTCCTATTTTGATTGTTTGTGTAAACATCCCATTTATATTTCTTGCATACAAAATTCTTGGTAAACCCTTCGCGATAAAAACGGCTCTTGCAATTTCAGGACTTGCACTTTGTCTTGCTACAGTCAGTTTTCCAGATGTTACGAAAGACAATTTGTTGGTGGCAGTTTTTGGTGGCTTTTTTCTTGGTGCTGGTATCGGGCTTTCAGTTAGAGGCGGAGCAGTAATTGACGGGACAGAAGTTCTTGCCATTTTTTTAAGTCGCAAACTCGGGACAACTATTGGCGACATCATTATCGCAATTAATGTTGTAATTTTTTCTGCGGCTGTATATTTTCTTTCAGTTGAAATAGCTCTTTATTCAATGATTACATATTTAGCTGCATCAAAGACACTTGATTTTATTATTGAAGGAATTGAAGAATATATAGGTGTTACCATTATTTCATCACACAATGACAAAATCAGACAAATGATTATTGACAATATGGGACGGGGTGTAACTATATATAACGGCAAACGCGGTTTTGGTAAAAAGGGAGAAGCGAAAGAAATGGACATTGTTTACACTGTGGTAACCAGACTTGAGTTAAATAAATTAAATACTGAAATAGAAAAAATTGACCCCAACGCTTTTGTTGTGATGAGTAGCATAAAGGACACAAAGGGAGGAATGATTAAAAAAAGACCTTTAAGACATTGA
- a CDS encoding DegT/DnrJ/EryC1/StrS family aminotransferase: MQALYWNNLRPVFVDIDKSSLNINISSVEKAISSETCAVLPVHMFGNPCNVREIDKLANKYKLKVIYDAAHCFGVKINGQSVLNYGDLSVLSFHATKVFNTIEGGAVISHDKKTKELLDVLANSGIDKNSCITEYGLNAKMNEFQAAFGLASLSLVDNAIENRKKATLLYRELLKNIRGIHTIEISENTTYNYIYFPIIIDPITFGATVSEIQNYLASHQVFAKRYFHPLISDSNLYKDCKKYDLSDCKYISENILCLPLSHKLTASEIEYIVDLFIKFKNHRTIKTRNNKSTLNAFP; encoded by the coding sequence ATACAAGCACTATATTGGAACAATCTCAGGCCGGTATTTGTTGACATCGACAAATCATCTCTGAATATCAATATCTCATCGGTGGAAAAAGCCATTAGCTCTGAGACATGTGCTGTTCTTCCGGTGCATATGTTCGGTAATCCGTGTAACGTAAGAGAAATTGATAAACTTGCAAATAAGTACAAGCTAAAAGTTATTTATGACGCTGCGCATTGCTTTGGTGTTAAAATAAATGGCCAATCCGTATTGAATTATGGCGACCTATCTGTACTGAGCTTTCACGCAACCAAAGTTTTTAACACGATAGAAGGAGGAGCAGTTATCAGCCATGATAAAAAAACAAAAGAACTCCTGGATGTACTGGCAAATTCGGGAATAGATAAAAATTCCTGTATAACCGAGTATGGATTAAATGCTAAGATGAATGAGTTTCAGGCTGCATTCGGATTAGCTTCTTTGAGCCTTGTTGATAATGCAATAGAAAACAGAAAAAAGGCAACTCTACTTTATCGTGAATTATTAAAAAACATAAGAGGTATACATACAATAGAAATATCAGAAAATACAACTTATAATTACATTTATTTTCCAATAATAATTGACCCAATCACTTTTGGAGCAACAGTATCAGAAATTCAGAATTATTTAGCATCGCATCAGGTTTTTGCAAAAAGGTATTTTCATCCATTAATCAGCGACAGTAATTTATATAAAGACTGCAAAAAATATGACCTTTCTGATTGTAAATATATATCTGAAAATATTTTATGTTTGCCTCTTTCACACAAATTGACTGCGAGTGAAATAGAATACATTGTTGACTTATTTATTAAGTTTAAGAACCATCGAACAATAAAGACCCGCAACAACAAGAGTACATTAAATGCCTTCCCCTGA
- the istB gene encoding IS21-like element helper ATPase IstB: protein MNPILEKMRQMRLTGMSRAFQLTLESGRNEKFTPDEMVAHLIDAEWDERYNRKMDRSLKYARFRYKASVEQISFEDNRLDRNQLLRLASCDFIKSKENIILTGSTGIGKSFVASALGHQACSLGYRVLYTHSTKLFARMKIAKADGSYLKELAKIEKQHLLLIDDFGIQPLDAQGRSTLMEIIEDRHGKSSTIFTSQVPVSLWHEIIGEQTIADAILDRIVHDAHRIEMKGESLRRKRQPKTEESIDLNELKN, encoded by the coding sequence ATGAATCCAATCTTAGAAAAAATGAGACAAATGCGTCTGACAGGAATGTCACGTGCCTTTCAACTTACGCTGGAGAGCGGAAGGAATGAGAAGTTCACTCCCGATGAGATGGTTGCCCACCTTATTGATGCCGAGTGGGATGAGCGCTACAACCGGAAAATGGACCGCTCGCTCAAATACGCACGCTTCCGGTACAAGGCGAGCGTGGAACAGATATCCTTTGAGGATAACCGGCTGGACAGAAATCAGTTGCTCCGGCTCGCTAGCTGCGATTTTATCAAGAGCAAGGAGAACATCATTCTCACAGGAAGCACAGGCATCGGGAAAAGCTTCGTAGCCTCCGCCCTGGGTCACCAGGCGTGTTCTTTAGGGTACCGGGTATTATATACGCACAGCACAAAATTGTTTGCTCGAATGAAGATCGCCAAAGCGGATGGCTCATACCTGAAGGAACTGGCTAAAATTGAAAAGCAGCATTTACTGCTCATTGACGACTTTGGTATCCAACCCCTTGATGCACAGGGAAGATCCACCCTGATGGAGATCATTGAGGACCGGCACGGAAAATCCTCTACCATCTTCACCTCCCAGGTCCCTGTGAGTCTCTGGCATGAGATCATCGGGGAGCAGACCATCGCTGATGCGATCCTTGACCGAATCGTTCATGATGCCCACCGCATTGAAATGAAGGGAGAGTCGCTAAGAAGAAAAAGGCAACCCAAAACAGAGGAATCTATTGACCTGAATGAACTAAAAAACTAA
- the istA gene encoding IS21 family transposase — translation MANKPISMSIVRQIMKLYSRGIGKKRIGHRLGVSKNTVKQYIGVVEKLQRPWDELMQLSDHELNQLVHPPRQSVVDERIKQVFDFFPEMEKRLRRRGMTVARQYLVFKERYPSGLKETAFYRYYGKWKKKVYPVMHIEHKVGDMMYVDYAGATLPYVEADTGEIKQAQVFVGILGWSQYAYVEALPSQVIDDFIAGCENSFWYFKGVPLAIVPDNLKSAVFKANNYEPTLNENFKAFCAHYGIAILPARVRKPQDKAHVENMVKIAYQRIYASLPEKEILTLEALNAEIRRHLSCALNDVPLTGKQCSRRDQWMLELPTLQPLPEKRYEMRKIKQVTVMKNGHIYLTEDQHYYSVPYELIGKKLKLQYSRSVVELYEQYRLIVSHKRIKSPHNYTTVAEHMPPQHRYVTDWSPEFFMEKARAIDPSVEYYISQVLAKKVHPQQAYKSCQGILSFARRVGNDRLIKACKRAHEIGYYNYKTIEDILQKNFDRYEDEPQPTHMPAHENIRGGDYYQ, via the coding sequence ATGGCTAATAAACCAATCAGTATGAGCATCGTACGACAAATCATGAAGCTTTATTCCAGGGGAATAGGCAAAAAGCGCATAGGCCACCGGCTTGGCGTATCCAAGAACACGGTAAAACAATACATCGGAGTAGTAGAGAAGCTGCAAAGACCCTGGGATGAGCTTATGCAGCTGAGTGACCATGAACTCAATCAGTTGGTTCATCCCCCCCGGCAGTCGGTAGTGGATGAGCGAATAAAGCAGGTGTTTGATTTCTTTCCTGAGATGGAGAAGCGTCTTCGTAGACGCGGCATGACCGTGGCCCGGCAATATCTTGTATTCAAAGAGCGCTACCCTTCAGGACTGAAGGAAACCGCCTTTTACCGGTACTACGGCAAATGGAAGAAGAAAGTCTACCCGGTGATGCATATTGAGCATAAGGTAGGCGATATGATGTATGTGGATTATGCCGGGGCCACGCTGCCTTATGTGGAGGCCGATACAGGAGAAATAAAGCAGGCACAGGTCTTTGTGGGGATACTGGGCTGGAGCCAGTACGCTTATGTAGAAGCCTTACCAAGTCAGGTGATCGATGACTTCATAGCCGGCTGTGAGAACAGCTTCTGGTATTTTAAGGGCGTTCCGCTGGCCATTGTCCCTGACAATTTGAAGTCGGCCGTGTTCAAGGCCAACAACTATGAGCCCACACTTAATGAAAACTTTAAAGCGTTCTGCGCTCATTACGGCATAGCCATTTTACCGGCACGTGTCCGGAAACCTCAGGATAAGGCCCATGTGGAGAACATGGTCAAGATCGCCTATCAGCGCATTTACGCCAGCCTGCCGGAGAAGGAGATCCTGACCCTGGAGGCGCTCAACGCGGAGATACGCAGGCACCTGAGCTGCGCACTCAACGATGTGCCCCTTACAGGCAAACAGTGCTCCCGCCGGGATCAATGGATGCTGGAGCTTCCTACGCTGCAGCCCTTACCGGAGAAACGCTATGAGATGCGAAAGATCAAACAAGTCACCGTGATGAAGAACGGGCATATATATCTCACGGAGGATCAGCATTACTACAGCGTACCCTACGAGCTGATCGGGAAAAAACTAAAGCTTCAGTACTCGCGCTCCGTGGTGGAACTCTACGAGCAATACCGGTTGATCGTCTCCCATAAGAGGATCAAAAGCCCCCATAACTACACCACCGTTGCGGAACACATGCCTCCGCAGCACCGCTATGTAACCGATTGGAGCCCGGAGTTTTTCATGGAAAAGGCCCGTGCCATTGACCCATCCGTGGAATACTACATCAGCCAGGTGCTGGCTAAAAAGGTTCATCCCCAGCAGGCGTATAAATCCTGCCAGGGAATCTTATCCTTTGCCCGGCGTGTGGGCAATGACCGGCTGATAAAGGCCTGCAAGCGCGCCCATGAGATTGGCTACTATAACTATAAAACGATAGAGGACATTCTTCAGAAAAACTTTGACCGCTACGAGGACGAACCCCAGCCCACACACATGCCAGCCCACGAGAATATCCGGGGAGGAGATTATTATCAATGA